In the genome of Marinomonas algicola, the window ACTGTGGAAAATGGTCATGTCCTGAGTGACACCTGTTAATACCGTTGGCTCATAAAATTGCGCGCCAATAGTCGAGGCTTGTTTGCCACCGATCAGAGCGTTTGCTCCACTTTTTATGGCGTCGTCGACCAGTTCAGAAACCTTGTTAATGGCGGCCGTATTAATTAATGGCCCTATTTGAACGTTGTCGCTAAAGCCATCACCAGTGGCGAGTTGCTGAACGCGAGCGGCTAACTTTTCCGCAAATGCATCATAGATACCCGCTTGCACCAACATACGGTTAGCGCAAACACAGGTTTGGCCAGCGTTGCGGTATTTTGATGCAATCGCACCTTCAACGGCGGCATCTAAATCAGCATCGTCAAAAACGATAAACGGTGCATTTCCGCCTAATTCCATTGACGTACGTTTAACCGTTTGTGCGCATTGAGTAAGTAATAACTTACCGACGGGAGTCGAGCCGGTAAAACTGAGTTTTCTAACCTCAGTGTGGGAGGTTAAGGCATGGCCTATGTCAGCGGCTTTTTTACCGACCACAACATTGATGACACCCGCTGGTATACCCGCTTGTTGCGCTAAATCGGCTAAAGCAAGTGCGCATAATGGGGTTTCATCAGAAGGTTTAATAACAATGGTGCAACCGGCGGCTAATGCCGGTCCCGCTTTACGGGTGATCATGGCTATTGGAAAATTCCAAGGGGTAATCGCTGCTACGACACCGACAGGTTGCTTAACGGTTAATAAGCGCTTGTCTTGTGCAAAGGTAGGAATCACATCCCCATACAGACGTCTTGCTTCATCGGCAAACCAATCAATAAACGAGGCGCCGTAAAGGACTTCACCTTTAGATTCTGCAAAAGGCTTACCCTGTTCTAGAGTCATTAACCTTGCCAAATCGTCTTGGTTATCAAGAATTAATTGATACCATTTACGTAATAAACGTGATCTTTCTTTTGGTAAAACAGTACGCCATTCACTCAGCGCGACTTGAGCCGCCTCTATAGCTTGATGGGTTTCTGATGCGCCCATATCGGCCACATCAATTAAATGTTCGCCTGTGGACGGGTTGGTTACAGGGAAGGTGTTACCTGAAAGCGCGTTCGCCCATTTACCATTAATGAATGACTGATGGTGAATCAGCTCTGGCTGAGAAAAGGTACTGAGTAAATGATCAGATAAAGGCATAAAAATCTCCAGTCAAAAAGCGCGACAATAGATTGGTCAGCACGCCTTGTTTGAAATCATAATGGATACGTTATGGCTTATCATAAGGAGAAGTGAAAAGGGAACAATGTCGAGCTATCAACCTAATATTTGAATACGATCAAACATTAGGTTGATAGCTCGAGGGAATAACGATAGCAAAGAGGCTTGAGACTCGCTTAATGGATTAAGACCATTTAAAAATTCTTACTTCATTACTGGGTTGGGGGGTATCCGGAATATTTAACGCCAGTATAAATGAAGCGACGGCCATGGCCGCGCCAGCGAGAAAAACGGCGGTAGGGGAAACAAGCCACAATAAGCCAAAAGTAACAGGAATAACGACCGCCGCAATGTGACTAATGGTAAAAGAAATGCCTGATGTGGACGCGATATCCGCTGGGTCAGCAATTTTTTGGAAATAGGTTTTTATGGCAATCGCCAAAGCGAAGAACAGATGATCTATCACATAGAGGGACGCCGCCCACTCGGCTTGTTCTACAAAAGCGTATCCGATGAAAACAAGAATCAGCCCTACGTATTCAAATAAAAGTGCGTTACGTTCACCGACAAGGCCAATAATCCGACCTATTTTTTTCGCAAAAAGCCAATTAAACGCATAGTTAATCAAGAACAATAGAGTGATGTCTGCAGCGGAATAATGAAACTTCTCGACCATTAAAAAACCAGCAAAAACAACAAAAATTTGTCTTCTCGCGCCACTCATAAAAACCAGTGCATAGTACAACCAATAACGCTTTCTTAGAATAAGGTGTTTATGCTGAATGGTTTTACTTTCGAACTGGGGGAACGCAAGCCAAATAAACAGCACTAAGCTTAATGCCAGTGTGCCCGCCATTAAATAAATCCAGATAAACTCTAATTGTAATATCTCCAAGGAAAACCATAAAAAACCATAAGTAATTAAGGACGCAAGTGCACCGATAGAAATCAGTTTTCCCAGAACTTCAGGTGCTTCTTCTTTAGATAGCCATTGCAATGAAAGCGACTGTTTGAGGGTTTCAAAATAATGAAAACCGATGGACATCAGCAGCGTCGTACAGAGTAGCCCTCCCACAGACGGAAACATCCCAGTAATGGCAACCCCAACAGTGAGCATGATCAAGGCCAACACCATGAAGAACTGTTCTCGTATGAACAGTAGGATAAAGACGGCAGTAAACGCTAAAAACCCCGGGATTTCTCTGACGCTTTGCAGTAGTCCTATCTCGGCACCCGTAAATGCGGCTTCTTCAATGACAAAGTTATTCAGTAGCGCTTGCCAAGTTGCAAATGAAATTGGCAAAATGATAGAGACAAGCATCAGTAATACCGCTGGCGTTTGCCATGGCTTTGTCGTTGAGGTCGTTAGCTCGGTTGTCTTCATAAATCCATGTCCATAGTGAAATAATCTTGATAGGACATAGGTTAACAAGTATGTTTTAGTCTTGCTTTCTATCAAATGTCAGATTATATCGATTAAAGGACAGGTCTCATGCTATCAGGTTTGACACATCGACCCTCTAATGAACAAATCGCCACGGCGGATAAGCGCTACATATTAGCGCGCCAAAGTGATATGCCGCCAGCTCACGAAGGTACCAGGCACAGTCATTCATGGTATCAATTGATGTATGCCTCCAGTGGGTTGTTAAATGTCGCTTTTGCTGATCAGATGGTTGTCATTCCGCCACACAAAGCCATTTGGTTGCCGCCTGGCTGTGAACATAAAACCTTTACCCCTATTGGCGCAAAATTTCGCAGTTTGTATTTTCGACCAGATCAAGTGGCTGTATTGGGTAATAAGAGCAAAGTTTTGAGTATTTCGCCGTTAATTCGAGAGCTGATATTAGAAATTGTGGCACGCTGCGATGTGGATCTGACATGGGAAGAGGCCGATTTTAGGTTGTTGACGGTTTTGTTGGATCAACTGGCCGCTCAGAAGGACAAAGGACTGACTTTGCCTATGCCTCAGGACTCTCGTCTTATAAAGCTTGTTGAAGAGCTACAATTGAATCCGAGTAATGAGGTGAATCTAGAAGAATGGGCAACAACCCTTGGTGTTTCAAGCCGTACCATAAGCCGGATCTTTATGTCTCAAACGGGCATAGGGTTTAAAGAATGGCGTCAAAGGTTGCGATTACTTTATTCCTTAGTATTACTTGAAAAAGGGGACTCTGTTACGCAAGTAGCGTTGGACGTAGGCTACAGCTCACCTTCTGCTTTTACTTACGCATTTCATCAGTTTTTTAACTGCACACCCAAAAACTACTTTTCTTAGAGTGGATTGTATTTTTGAATATCACTTAAATAAAACGGGTCATGTGTGACTGTATTAAGATGTCATAAAGGACCAAAAAAGATTGGCTTGATGGCTTTGTGTCTGATTGCGTAAACGAATCATAAAAACAGGAAGCGTGCTGGTAGAGGTGAACTGTTCAACGCTAATGGTGACAAGCTCTCCATTTTCTAAATGCTCCTTAATAATGTGCTGCGGCATTCTGGCCCATCCAAACCCGTTTAGGAGAAGCGTTTTTTTTGCGTTGAAATCACTTACAAACCAGCGCTTACCTG includes:
- a CDS encoding AraC family transcriptional regulator, translated to MLSGLTHRPSNEQIATADKRYILARQSDMPPAHEGTRHSHSWYQLMYASSGLLNVAFADQMVVIPPHKAIWLPPGCEHKTFTPIGAKFRSLYFRPDQVAVLGNKSKVLSISPLIRELILEIVARCDVDLTWEEADFRLLTVLLDQLAAQKDKGLTLPMPQDSRLIKLVEELQLNPSNEVNLEEWATTLGVSSRTISRIFMSQTGIGFKEWRQRLRLLYSLVLLEKGDSVTQVALDVGYSSPSAFTYAFHQFFNCTPKNYFS
- a CDS encoding NAD-dependent succinate-semialdehyde dehydrogenase; protein product: MPLSDHLLSTFSQPELIHHQSFINGKWANALSGNTFPVTNPSTGEHLIDVADMGASETHQAIEAAQVALSEWRTVLPKERSRLLRKWYQLILDNQDDLARLMTLEQGKPFAESKGEVLYGASFIDWFADEARRLYGDVIPTFAQDKRLLTVKQPVGVVAAITPWNFPIAMITRKAGPALAAGCTIVIKPSDETPLCALALADLAQQAGIPAGVINVVVGKKAADIGHALTSHTEVRKLSFTGSTPVGKLLLTQCAQTVKRTSMELGGNAPFIVFDDADLDAAVEGAIASKYRNAGQTCVCANRMLVQAGIYDAFAEKLAARVQQLATGDGFSDNVQIGPLINTAAINKVSELVDDAIKSGANALIGGKQASTIGAQFYEPTVLTGVTQDMTIFHSEIFGPVAPLFKFETEAEAIAMANDTPFGLASYFYSQNLSRIWRVSEALDYGMVGINEGIVSTEVAPFGGMKESGSGREGSKYGIDEYVEIKYLCMGGLR
- a CDS encoding MFS transporter, whose amino-acid sequence is MKTTELTTSTTKPWQTPAVLLMLVSIILPISFATWQALLNNFVIEEAAFTGAEIGLLQSVREIPGFLAFTAVFILLFIREQFFMVLALIMLTVGVAITGMFPSVGGLLCTTLLMSIGFHYFETLKQSLSLQWLSKEEAPEVLGKLISIGALASLITYGFLWFSLEILQLEFIWIYLMAGTLALSLVLFIWLAFPQFESKTIQHKHLILRKRYWLYYALVFMSGARRQIFVVFAGFLMVEKFHYSAADITLLFLINYAFNWLFAKKIGRIIGLVGERNALLFEYVGLILVFIGYAFVEQAEWAASLYVIDHLFFALAIAIKTYFQKIADPADIASTSGISFTISHIAAVVIPVTFGLLWLVSPTAVFLAGAAMAVASFILALNIPDTPQPSNEVRIFKWS